One stretch of Cygnus olor isolate bCygOlo1 chromosome 1, bCygOlo1.pri.v2, whole genome shotgun sequence DNA includes these proteins:
- the TPBGL gene encoding LOW QUALITY PROTEIN: trophoblast glycoprotein-like (The sequence of the model RefSeq protein was modified relative to this genomic sequence to represent the inferred CDS: inserted 4 bases in 3 codons) yields the protein MPGCRAWPAGRRGRRGRWLPWLGLALLPLAVPPPPPPGAARPLLLRGHPELVQCRYERLDEPPRELPASVHNLSIAGSNLSVLRRAAFAARPLPDLRLLRLHHDNIQAIEDMALQGLPALRTLDLSHNPLLSVASGAFAGAPLLRTLQLNQALLAAPLEEQLASALRNLSLRRLELAGNELXALPTTLLPAGLEELDLRNNSLQRLAAAELRSLEAPGLXGLRVSLGANPLRCDCALXPLLAWLRSAAARVPDARSLRCAGPPALRGASLLRLRPEGLGCAASEGGEAGRLETASYVFFGIVLALIGIVFLMVLYLNRRGIKRWLHNLREACRDQMEGYHYRYEQDADPRRASAAGPLASDGTPGL from the exons aTGCCCGGGTGCCGAGCATGGCCCGCAGGCaggcgcgggcggcgggggcgctggctgccctggctggggctcgccctgctgcccctggccgtgcccccgccgccgcccccgggggctgcccgtCCCCTGCTACTGCGTGGCCACCCCGAGCTGGTGCAGTGCCGCTACGAGCGGCTGGACGAGCCGCCGAGGGAGCTGCCGGCCTCCGTGCACAACCTGAGCATCGCCGGCAGCAACCTGAGCGTGCTGCGCAGAGCCGCCTTCGCCGCCCGTCCGCTGCCCGACCTCCGCCTGCTCCGCCTGCACCACGACAACATCCAGGCCATCGAGGACATggccctgcaggggctgccggCCTTGCGGACCCTCGACCTGAGCCACAACCCTTTGCTCTCGGTGGCTTCGGGCGCCTTCGCGGGCGCCCCGCTGCTGCGCACGCTGCAGCTCAACCAGGCGCTGCTGGCCGCCCCGCTGGAGGAGCAGCTCGCCTCGGCGCTGCGCAACCTCAGCCTGCGGCGCCTGGAGCTGGCGGGCAACGAGCT GGCGCTGCCGACCACCCTGCTGCCCGCCggcctggaggagctggaccTCCGCAACAACTCGCTGCAGCGGCTGGCGGCCGCCGAGCTGCGTAGCTTGGAggcgccggggc gggggctgcgggtgtCCCTGGGAGCCAACCCGCTGCGCTGCGACTGCGCCC CGCCGCTGCTGGCTTGGCtgcgctccgccgccgcccgcgtGCCCGACGCTCGAAGCCTGCGCTGCGCCGGGCCTCCTGCGCTGCGCGGGGCCTCGCTGCTGCGCCTGCGGCCCGAAGGGTTGGGCTGCGCGGCCTCCGAGGGCGGCGAGGCCGGGAGGCTGGAGACGGCCTCCTACGTCTTCTTCGGCATCGTGCTGGCCCTCATCGGCATCGTCTTCCTCATGGTGCTCTACCTGAACCGCCGCGGCATCAAGCGCTGGCTGCACAACCTGCGGGAAGCCTGCCGCGACCAGATGGAGGGCTACCACTACCGCTACGAGCAGGACGCCGATCCACGCCGCGCCAGCGCCGCCGGCCCCCTGGCCTCTGACGGCACCCCCGGCCTCTGA
- the LOC121076839 gene encoding transmembrane protease serine 13-like yields MQGGGQLPSGVRCRCCPARLSPVPFSPAQFNVSRFSPARFSLARFSPAQFNVSRFSPARFSLARFSPAQFNVSRFRAARFNPVRFSPPRFNISRISLARLSPARFSPARFKVSRLSPARLAAVPWPPSMGRSFPEVQSPKLSLRHPEDTPVFLHPPGGWGTLG; encoded by the exons Atgcaggg CGGCGGGCAGCTGCCGTCGGGGGTGCGGTGCCGCTGCTGCCCGGCTCGGCTCAGCCCGGTTCCGTTCAGCCCGGCTCAGTTCAACGTGTCTCGGTTCAGCCCGGCTCGGTTCAGCCTGGCTCGGTTCAGCCCGGCTCAGTTCAACGTGTCTCGGTTCAGCCCGGCTCGGTTCAGCCTGGCTCGGTTCAGCCCGGCTCAGTTCAACGTGTCTCGGTTCAGAGCGGCTCGGTTCAACCCGGTTCGGTTCAGCCCGCCTCGGTTCAACATATCTCGGATCAGCCTGGCTCGACTCAGCCCGGCTCGGTTCAGCCCGGCTCGTTTCAAGGTGTCTCGGCTcagcccggctcggctcg ctgctgttcccTGGCCTCCCTCCATGGGCCGTAGCTTTCCCGAGGTGCAAAGCCCAAAGCTGAGCCTCCGGCACCCCGAGGACACCCCCGTCTTCCTCCATCCCCCAGGCGGATGGGGCACTTTGGGGTGA